A genomic segment from Lignipirellula cremea encodes:
- a CDS encoding NAD(P) transhydrogenase subunit alpha: MSSPERWSTGILGVLLVCLVLTLGGIVYSSIPGAGHSDGQESPALPGLSTGSRSPGVQPLLAELSPPVAGNVTPVALETDPVQALAIANRRARLRGLVDMLTIFAVSVFVGFEVITKVPPTLHTPLMSGSNAVSGITIVGAVIVATSVHQAAAIPAMLAVLLAAINVVGGFLVTHRMLSMFKKK, translated from the coding sequence ATGAGTTCGCCAGAACGCTGGTCCACAGGAATCCTGGGCGTGCTGCTGGTCTGCCTGGTGCTGACACTCGGCGGCATCGTTTATTCCAGCATCCCCGGCGCGGGACATTCCGATGGGCAGGAATCGCCTGCACTGCCGGGACTGTCGACCGGAAGTCGAAGCCCAGGCGTCCAGCCCTTGCTGGCCGAGCTATCCCCGCCGGTCGCGGGAAATGTCACGCCCGTCGCTCTCGAAACGGATCCGGTGCAAGCGCTGGCGATCGCCAATCGCCGGGCCCGGTTACGGGGGCTGGTCGACATGCTGACGATCTTTGCGGTCTCGGTGTTTGTCGGTTTTGAGGTGATCACCAAGGTGCCGCCGACGCTGCATACGCCTTTGATGTCGGGTTCCAACGCGGTGTCGGGCATTACGATTGTGGGGGCCGTCATTGTCGCCACTTCGGTCCACCAGGCGGCGGCCATACCGGCGATGCTGGCGGTGCTGCTGGCGGCCATTAACGTGGTCGGCGGTTTTCTGGTGACGCACCGC